A genomic segment from Tessaracoccus defluvii encodes:
- a CDS encoding polyphosphate polymerase domain-containing protein, producing MTALPLDRLTPVPLADMLAEAPLMTRTDRKYVLTRQSCALWLGALPATTRILDINGTRDPGYESVYFDTDDLLTFRLAVQQRRRRLKLRTRSYVDSHDTFLEAKTRQGDDTTVKERVDYAWESRSRLTAGGRSYAAEALAAVGQAPSRAAELGITLTTRYRRSTLLPAPGVRVTLDQGLTCSLPDGRTVAWPDVVIVETKTDGAASPIDRSLWHAGHRPTAISKYATGLAALRPELPHNRWARLLRDRLNSPVTPRTVEDLPCAAV from the coding sequence ATGACGGCGCTGCCGCTGGACCGCCTCACGCCGGTCCCGCTGGCCGACATGCTGGCCGAGGCCCCCCTCATGACGAGGACCGACCGCAAGTACGTCCTCACCCGCCAGTCGTGCGCCCTGTGGCTGGGCGCGCTGCCGGCGACGACGCGCATCCTCGACATCAACGGCACCCGCGACCCCGGCTACGAGAGCGTCTACTTCGACACCGACGACCTCCTCACCTTCCGCCTGGCCGTCCAGCAGCGACGGCGCAGGCTGAAGCTGCGGACCCGCAGCTACGTCGACAGTCACGACACCTTCCTCGAGGCCAAGACCCGCCAGGGCGACGACACCACCGTCAAGGAGCGTGTCGACTACGCCTGGGAGTCCCGCTCGCGCCTCACGGCGGGTGGCCGCAGCTACGCGGCCGAGGCGCTGGCCGCCGTCGGACAGGCACCGTCGCGGGCGGCCGAGCTCGGCATCACGCTGACCACCCGCTACCGCCGCAGCACCCTGCTGCCCGCCCCAGGCGTGCGGGTCACGCTCGACCAGGGCCTGACCTGCAGCCTGCCGGACGGCCGGACGGTCGCCTGGCCCGATGTCGTCATCGTCGAGACCAAGACCGACGGCGCCGCCTCACCGATCGACCGCTCCCTCTGGCACGCCGGCCACCGCCCCACGGCCATCTCCAAGTACGCCACCGGGCTCGCCGCCCTCCGCCCCGAACTCCCCCACAACCGCTGGGCGCGCCTCCTGCGCGACCGGCTCAACTCCCCCGTCACACCACGCACCGTAGAGGACCTCCCATGCGCCGCCGTCTGA
- a CDS encoding DUF4956 domain-containing protein has product MTTATIAMIGVDLVAAAVLAFALYFRRHRRRDLVVAFLGINVGVLAVATVLGTAEVALGLGLGLFGVLSIIRLRSSEISQREVAYYFSALAIGLIAGLPHTDLTLPIGLIVLILAVLYIADHPRLLSTSASQLVRLDRAVADPTELRAELERRLGVRVTAVSVQELNLVNETTLVDVRYTATGCPVPVEPTLSLLDLQAVPR; this is encoded by the coding sequence GTGACCACCGCCACCATCGCCATGATCGGCGTCGACCTCGTCGCCGCCGCCGTCCTCGCCTTCGCGCTCTACTTCCGGCGGCACCGTCGGCGCGATCTCGTCGTCGCCTTCCTCGGCATCAACGTCGGCGTGCTCGCAGTCGCGACAGTGCTCGGCACCGCCGAGGTGGCGCTCGGGCTCGGCCTGGGCCTCTTCGGGGTGCTGTCGATTATCCGGCTGCGTTCCTCCGAGATCAGCCAGCGCGAGGTGGCCTACTACTTCTCGGCGCTCGCGATCGGCCTGATCGCCGGGCTCCCCCACACTGATCTCACGCTGCCGATCGGCCTGATCGTCCTCATCCTCGCCGTGCTCTACATCGCGGACCACCCGCGCCTCCTGTCCACCAGCGCCTCACAACTGGTGCGCCTCGACCGCGCCGTAGCCGACCCGACAGAGCTCCGGGCGGAGCTCGAGCGCCGCCTCGGAGTCCGGGTCACGGCGGTCTCGGTCCAGGAGCTGAACCTCGTCAACGAGACCACCCTGGTCGACGTCCGCTACACGGCGACCGGGTGCCCCGTCCCGGTCGAGCCGACCCTCAGCCTGCTCGACCTGCAGGCGGTCCCCCGATGA
- a CDS encoding helix-turn-helix transcriptional regulator, with the protein MNTTELGLEPLIGVEELAEYLGDPVQTIYDWRLSGRAPRSFKLGKHLRFATSDIAEWLEERHEGGSHE; encoded by the coding sequence ATGAACACCACAGAACTGGGGCTGGAGCCCCTCATCGGGGTCGAGGAGCTCGCTGAGTACCTCGGTGACCCCGTGCAGACCATCTATGACTGGCGGCTGTCCGGACGGGCACCGCGATCCTTCAAGCTCGGCAAGCACCTGCGGTTCGCGACCAGCGACATCGCGGAGTGGCTGGAGGAGCGGCACGAAGGCGGCTCCCATGAGTAG
- a CDS encoding tyrosine-type recombinase/integrase: MSRPRIPIGGYGEIAFIQRAKGKVEARTRFRDWDGQTRLVQATASSRPAAEVELKRRLAERNAFQPVDTTLTPDSPFPALVEYWLADLDLENRIAPATRFNYERDMNRLVLPAFRGYALREIGVARCDALLKELGKQSYARSKRAKTVLRLAFGLAVRHEVIHRNPIDGVARLHKPKRTPTALTATEVNAIRVVIKAWELSRGTSGPNPDGQLGQIVEVMLGTSARIGEVLAIRRRDLDLTTTPATLRICGTVISERGVGTYRQEHPKTDRSNRVIALPSFTAEALRRRLAIMADHSLDALVFRSREGTPLTTANVRRQLRKVLGDAGIEGVSPHMFRRTVATVISEQASLNLASELLGHTDPKVTIEHCIRRNEQVNPLTAELLDQAFARTDDE, encoded by the coding sequence ATGAGTAGGCCGCGCATTCCGATCGGCGGGTACGGCGAGATCGCCTTCATCCAGCGCGCGAAGGGCAAGGTCGAGGCGCGCACCCGCTTCCGCGACTGGGACGGGCAGACACGACTCGTCCAGGCGACCGCATCATCGAGGCCGGCTGCCGAGGTCGAGTTGAAGCGGCGGCTCGCGGAGCGCAACGCTTTCCAGCCGGTCGACACCACGCTGACTCCCGACAGCCCGTTCCCGGCGCTGGTGGAGTACTGGCTTGCCGACCTGGATCTGGAGAACAGGATCGCCCCGGCGACCCGGTTCAACTACGAGCGCGACATGAACCGGCTCGTGCTCCCGGCCTTCCGTGGCTACGCCCTGCGCGAGATCGGGGTGGCCCGCTGCGACGCTCTGCTCAAGGAACTCGGCAAGCAGTCGTACGCCCGCTCCAAGCGCGCCAAGACCGTGCTCCGGCTCGCGTTCGGGCTGGCGGTGCGGCACGAGGTGATCCACCGCAACCCGATCGACGGCGTCGCGCGCCTGCACAAGCCGAAGCGGACACCGACCGCGTTGACCGCGACCGAGGTCAACGCGATCAGGGTAGTGATCAAGGCGTGGGAGCTGTCGCGCGGCACCTCTGGCCCGAACCCGGACGGGCAGCTCGGCCAGATCGTCGAGGTCATGCTCGGCACCTCCGCCCGGATCGGCGAGGTGCTCGCCATCCGCCGCCGCGACCTGGATCTGACGACGACACCGGCGACGCTGAGGATCTGCGGCACCGTGATCTCGGAGCGCGGTGTCGGTACCTACCGGCAAGAGCATCCGAAGACCGACCGGTCCAACCGGGTGATCGCGCTGCCCTCCTTTACGGCCGAGGCACTCCGCCGTCGGCTGGCGATCATGGCGGACCACTCGCTGGACGCGCTGGTGTTCCGCAGCCGTGAGGGGACGCCGCTCACCACCGCCAACGTGCGACGGCAGTTGCGCAAGGTCCTTGGCGACGCCGGCATCGAGGGTGTCAGCCCGCACATGTTCCGGCGCACCGTCGCGACGGTGATTAGCGAGCAGGCCAGCCTCAACCTCGCCTCCGAGCTGCTCGGCCACACCGACCCCAAGGTGACGATCGAGCACTGCATCCGCCGCAACGAGCAGGTGAACCCGCTCACCGCCGAGCTGCTCGACCAGGCGTTCGCCCGCACCGATGACGAGTAA
- a CDS encoding type IV toxin-antitoxin system AbiEi family antitoxin domain-containing protein → MAGKALARDELWDIATTQHGFVTAQQATEIGIDKHALQMLVHRGTLDRAAHGVYRFPQYPGGEHDNLMLAVLWTRVPEAALSHETALDAYGISDVNPNRIHLTVGKHRRFRRTGGDDYVVHYEDLAPKQIGWWQEIPTVTPATAITQCLTYGTPTYLLRQAIERGHAQGHLKATERDELAAALEARHER, encoded by the coding sequence ATGGCAGGAAAGGCTCTCGCGCGTGATGAGCTGTGGGACATCGCGACCACACAGCACGGTTTCGTGACCGCTCAACAGGCCACCGAGATCGGGATCGACAAGCACGCACTCCAGATGCTCGTCCACCGCGGCACACTCGATAGGGCAGCCCACGGCGTGTACCGGTTCCCGCAGTATCCGGGCGGCGAGCACGACAACCTCATGCTCGCGGTCCTCTGGACCCGAGTGCCCGAAGCCGCGCTTTCGCACGAGACCGCCCTCGACGCCTACGGCATCAGCGACGTGAACCCCAACCGCATCCACCTCACCGTCGGCAAGCACCGCCGCTTCCGTAGGACGGGCGGAGACGACTACGTCGTGCACTACGAGGACCTCGCCCCGAAGCAGATCGGCTGGTGGCAGGAGATCCCCACGGTTACGCCGGCAACGGCAATCACCCAGTGCCTGACGTACGGCACGCCGACGTACCTGCTGCGTCAGGCGATCGAGCGCGGCCACGCGCAGGGTCACCTCAAGGCAACCGAGCGCGACGAGCTCGCGGCAGCGTTGGAGGCTCGCCATGAGCGATGA
- a CDS encoding nucleotidyl transferase AbiEii/AbiGii toxin family protein: MSDEHLGSRLAALLRTLKPKTKEPISAKVLNTWIAQAEGKLGDEARGGRLGWLVASSVAIAAVQRAIDAEGRNLFLLKGGTLLQHRLPATARTTKDVDGLIRGDLDQFILALDEALDEPWGPLTLRRGEVEVVNVPTKIIKPRRFDILLEMRGVTWRRIQFEVSPDEAGASEEHETIEPPPLAGFGLPDPDALVGIAMRFQIAQKLHAVSDPHEPPDSINDRARDVVDLLLLRDLAASTGSPTLAEIRQAAMAVFAARIDEAAQLGLATRAWPPTLLAHAHWADDFARAATSGGVGLSLDEAVAEVNAWIQEIELVGLIDDEAKAAEEAEATSDPNEPLPPHVKITRGRSPRAARD, translated from the coding sequence ATGAGCGATGAGCACCTCGGCTCACGGCTGGCCGCACTCCTCCGCACGCTGAAGCCGAAGACCAAGGAGCCGATCTCGGCCAAGGTTCTCAACACCTGGATCGCCCAGGCCGAGGGCAAGCTCGGCGACGAGGCGCGAGGCGGTCGACTCGGCTGGCTCGTCGCGTCGTCCGTGGCGATCGCCGCCGTGCAACGAGCCATCGATGCCGAGGGCCGGAACCTGTTCCTGCTCAAGGGTGGCACCCTGCTCCAGCATCGGCTGCCGGCCACGGCCCGCACCACCAAGGACGTCGACGGCCTGATCCGTGGCGACCTCGATCAATTCATCCTCGCGTTGGACGAGGCTCTCGACGAACCATGGGGACCGCTCACGCTGCGCCGGGGCGAGGTCGAAGTGGTCAACGTGCCGACCAAGATCATCAAGCCACGCCGCTTCGACATCCTCCTGGAGATGCGCGGCGTGACCTGGAGGCGCATCCAGTTCGAGGTGTCACCAGACGAGGCGGGCGCCAGCGAGGAACACGAGACGATCGAGCCGCCACCGCTCGCCGGCTTCGGACTGCCTGACCCGGATGCCCTCGTCGGCATCGCCATGCGCTTCCAGATCGCTCAGAAGCTCCACGCAGTCTCCGATCCGCACGAGCCGCCGGACTCGATCAACGACCGCGCGCGTGACGTCGTGGACCTCCTCCTGCTCCGCGACCTCGCCGCTTCGACCGGGAGTCCGACCCTGGCCGAGATTCGGCAGGCCGCGATGGCTGTGTTCGCCGCTCGGATCGATGAGGCCGCCCAGCTTGGCCTCGCGACTCGTGCTTGGCCGCCGACCCTGTTGGCCCACGCACATTGGGCGGACGACTTCGCTCGAGCCGCTACCTCCGGCGGCGTGGGCCTGTCGCTCGACGAGGCGGTGGCCGAGGTCAACGCCTGGATACAGGAGATCGAGCTCGTCGGGCTCATCGACGACGAGGCGAAGGCGGCCGAGGAAGCTGAGGCGACCAGCGATCCGAACGAGCCGCTGCCGCCCCACGTCAAGATCACGCGGGGACGGTCGCCTCGGGCCGCCCGAGACTGA
- a CDS encoding DUF6880 family protein: MRIATWNVNSAKQRMPRLLPWREQRRPDVVCLQETKLTDSAFHELLDAALAGLGYEVAHHGHGGFNGVALLSRVGLDDVVADFPGQPQYEGVTEARALSATCDGVRIHSLYVPNGREVGSPPLAGVHCLDRDGHREHLHSGGRCAGGTVVPSVILGRATSVARSVEGTQAAVGNGTGGGHWSQEEDDEKGEEEDEDEHEEAGGEGRGRWGERLVLVSTLADAVLPLIRTRSDLYRYSAANAHGRDMHEAVDILESAISRTDPAEVYSVTHKALASALKVIARADDSSGIIGDACRRLLELHPRAAAAARTPAGKLIDWMMKFQFDDDEVDYFELDPVAYAPALGEVGVASYRKRLAEVEAKLGPRPANRWQSGHSHEWFTLDWNAQRLAVFDHDIDAIIRTHAKDRKVAAWLEDTAEAFEEIGEIELAIDWAKQATDFDRGHQSLKAADYWCGLLDAHRPAEALDARLSVFRKWPSSTSAARLHKASGKSWPDYRDEVVATLAASPRDAVLFALLTLKDSEFAWNLAHSLALDSDHTWSEVVKAYEQVDPIATLPIHQRLVENELVEAGAQHYRLAARRLAKMRKLSAGSEKSAEVNDLIAALREIHRRRPRLQQEFDRAGLP; encoded by the coding sequence GTGAGGATCGCCACCTGGAACGTGAACTCGGCCAAGCAGAGGATGCCGAGGCTGCTGCCCTGGCGCGAACAGCGCCGACCCGACGTCGTCTGCCTGCAGGAGACCAAGCTCACCGACTCCGCGTTCCACGAACTCCTCGACGCGGCCCTCGCCGGCCTCGGCTACGAGGTGGCCCACCACGGGCACGGCGGGTTCAACGGAGTGGCCTTGCTCTCCCGGGTCGGCCTGGACGACGTCGTCGCCGACTTCCCCGGCCAGCCCCAGTACGAAGGCGTCACCGAGGCCCGCGCGCTCAGCGCCACCTGCGACGGGGTCCGCATCCATTCCCTCTACGTGCCCAATGGGCGCGAGGTGGGCTCGCCCCCCTTGGCCGGCGTGCATTGCCTTGATCGTGACGGTCACCGCGAGCACCTCCATTCAGGAGGTAGGTGTGCGGGCGGGACCGTCGTGCCGTCGGTCATCTTGGGACGGGCGACCTCAGTTGCAAGAAGCGTGGAAGGAACTCAGGCGGCGGTGGGGAACGGGACGGGCGGAGGCCACTGGAGTCAGGAAGAAGACGATGAGAAAGGCGAAGAAGAGGATGAGGATGAACATGAAGAGGCGGGCGGCGAGGGCAGAGGACGGTGGGGCGAGAGACTGGTGCTCGTGAGCACCCTGGCCGACGCCGTACTCCCGCTAATCCGCACCCGGTCCGACCTGTACAGGTACAGCGCCGCCAACGCGCACGGGCGGGACATGCACGAAGCGGTCGACATCCTCGAGTCCGCGATCTCGAGAACCGATCCGGCCGAGGTCTACTCGGTCACTCACAAGGCACTGGCATCCGCGCTGAAGGTGATCGCTCGTGCGGACGATTCAAGCGGCATCATCGGCGACGCGTGCCGTCGACTGTTGGAGCTCCACCCGCGGGCCGCTGCTGCAGCCCGGACGCCGGCCGGGAAGCTGATCGACTGGATGATGAAGTTCCAGTTCGACGACGACGAGGTCGACTACTTCGAGCTCGACCCGGTGGCGTACGCCCCGGCCCTCGGCGAGGTCGGTGTGGCGTCATACCGGAAGCGGCTGGCCGAAGTCGAGGCGAAGCTCGGGCCCCGGCCCGCCAATCGGTGGCAGTCCGGCCACTCCCATGAATGGTTCACCCTGGATTGGAACGCCCAGAGGCTCGCGGTCTTCGACCACGACATCGACGCCATCATCCGCACCCATGCCAAGGACAGGAAGGTCGCGGCATGGCTGGAGGACACCGCCGAGGCGTTCGAGGAGATCGGCGAGATCGAACTCGCCATCGACTGGGCCAAGCAGGCGACCGACTTCGACCGTGGGCACCAGTCGCTCAAGGCGGCGGACTACTGGTGCGGGCTGCTGGATGCGCACCGGCCAGCCGAGGCGCTCGACGCGCGGCTCTCGGTGTTCCGCAAGTGGCCGTCGTCGACCTCGGCGGCTCGGCTGCACAAGGCCTCGGGCAAGTCCTGGCCGGACTATCGCGACGAGGTTGTGGCGACCCTGGCAGCGAGTCCGCGGGACGCGGTCCTGTTCGCACTTCTCACCCTGAAAGATTCCGAGTTCGCGTGGAACCTCGCGCACTCGTTGGCGCTCGACAGCGACCACACCTGGAGCGAGGTGGTGAAGGCGTACGAGCAGGTCGATCCGATCGCGACCCTGCCGATCCACCAGCGCCTCGTCGAGAACGAGCTGGTCGAGGCCGGTGCGCAGCATTACCGGCTGGCAGCGCGCAGGCTGGCCAAGATGCGGAAACTCAGCGCTGGATCGGAGAAGTCGGCGGAGGTCAACGACCTGATCGCGGCCCTGCGCGAGATCCATCGGCGTCGCCCGCGGTTGCAGCAGGAGTTCGACCGGGCAGGACTACCCTGA
- the cynS gene encoding cyanase produces the protein MSYNAAKDEAGQRIRDAKERAGLTWSQIAEAIDQPREWTISALLGMHPVPEAAATTVGEMLGLDDDTIRALQRQPYRPGLGELANDPTIYRFTEAIAVYGAAIKEIIHEDFGDGIMSAIDFDVRVTRREHPKGDRIVITFDGKYLTYPPRD, from the coding sequence ATGTCCTACAACGCCGCCAAGGACGAGGCCGGCCAGCGGATCCGCGACGCGAAGGAGCGTGCCGGGCTCACCTGGTCCCAGATCGCCGAGGCCATCGATCAGCCTCGCGAGTGGACCATCTCCGCTCTGCTGGGCATGCACCCCGTGCCCGAGGCCGCCGCCACCACGGTGGGCGAGATGCTCGGCCTCGACGACGACACCATCCGTGCTCTCCAGCGCCAGCCCTACCGGCCCGGGCTCGGGGAACTGGCCAACGACCCGACCATTTACCGCTTCACAGAGGCCATCGCCGTCTACGGTGCGGCGATCAAGGAGATCATCCACGAGGACTTCGGCGACGGCATCATGAGCGCCATCGACTTCGACGTCCGCGTCACCCGCCGCGAGCACCCCAAGGGTGACCGGATCGTCATCACCTTCGACGGCAAGTACCTCACGTACCCGCCGCGCGACTGA
- a CDS encoding nuclease-related domain-containing protein, producing the protein MAAPAGPADMDADPAPATQSAVPSLVEEPGAAGASARREYERRRANDEAKIRERWGRLGGIAVALSDEKQSTKAWATGAVGEERLGGMFDGLASDAVAVLHDRRIPGTKANIDHIIVTAGAVWVVDAKRYRGKRPALRIEGGLLRPRTEKLVVGGRDSTRLVDGVLKQVGLVRDVVGEVPVRGALCFVDADWPLIGGAFATRGVQVLWPKLLRKQLTEPGQVTLDVTSVRDALATHFPPS; encoded by the coding sequence ATGGCGGCTCCTGCTGGGCCCGCGGACATGGACGCTGACCCGGCTCCGGCAACGCAGTCAGCCGTTCCGTCTCTCGTAGAGGAGCCCGGTGCGGCGGGAGCGTCGGCGCGTCGGGAGTACGAGAGGCGTCGGGCGAACGACGAGGCGAAGATCCGAGAGAGGTGGGGAAGGCTCGGCGGCATCGCCGTGGCCCTGTCCGACGAGAAGCAGAGCACGAAGGCCTGGGCCACCGGAGCCGTCGGGGAGGAACGGCTTGGCGGGATGTTCGACGGCCTCGCCTCCGATGCCGTCGCCGTTCTGCACGATCGGCGGATCCCGGGCACCAAGGCAAACATCGACCACATCATCGTCACGGCTGGCGCCGTTTGGGTGGTCGACGCGAAGCGGTACCGGGGCAAGCGGCCCGCATTGCGGATAGAAGGAGGGCTGCTCCGGCCACGCACGGAGAAGCTTGTGGTCGGCGGCCGCGACAGCACCAGGCTGGTGGACGGCGTGCTGAAGCAGGTTGGGCTGGTCCGTGACGTCGTCGGTGAGGTACCGGTGCGCGGCGCCCTGTGTTTCGTCGACGCCGACTGGCCGCTCATCGGCGGCGCTTTCGCCACACGTGGGGTGCAGGTCCTGTGGCCGAAGCTGCTCCGCAAGCAGTTGACCGAGCCAGGTCAGGTCACCCTGGACGTGACTTCCGTGCGGGACGCGCTGGCCACGCATTTTCCGCCATCCTGA
- a CDS encoding VOC family protein: protein MAHGDITHIDIPVTDLAKASTFYSTLFGWQIAEVPGFEGYPMWQAPNKISGGGLAPRDDSFTQPRSYVEVDSIDDTLALAVANGAEVVMGKNPIDETSWWAFFRDPDGNVIGLHEGSTQA, encoded by the coding sequence ATGGCCCATGGAGACATCACCCACATCGACATCCCTGTCACCGACCTGGCGAAGGCGTCGACGTTCTACAGCACCCTCTTCGGCTGGCAGATCGCCGAGGTTCCCGGGTTCGAGGGCTACCCCATGTGGCAGGCCCCGAACAAGATCAGTGGCGGCGGGCTGGCCCCGCGCGACGATTCGTTCACACAGCCCCGCTCCTACGTGGAGGTGGACTCGATCGACGACACCCTGGCACTCGCCGTGGCCAACGGCGCCGAGGTGGTCATGGGGAAGAACCCCATCGACGAGACCAGCTGGTGGGCCTTCTTCCGCGACCCCGATGGCAACGTCATCGGGCTGCACGAGGGCTCGACCCAGGCCTGA